Proteins from one Myxococcales bacterium genomic window:
- a CDS encoding fasciclin domain-containing protein: MHKSLITMGICLSLASCDKTDAAAQAGSAAESAAAAPAASRAPASNLPPLDPKNIVSIAVGSKDHTTLVTALKAADYVTSVSNAGPLTVFAPTNAAFEKLPAGTVDGLLKPEKKDDLRNILKFHVTTSVYETKDLKDGETLAMANGLKVTIHVKGDKVMLNDATITASIRASNGIVHVIDGVLLPPAQ, from the coding sequence ATGCACAAGTCGCTCATCACCATGGGGATCTGCCTCTCGCTCGCGAGCTGCGACAAGACCGATGCCGCGGCCCAGGCCGGCTCGGCCGCGGAGAGCGCCGCTGCCGCGCCCGCCGCCTCTCGAGCGCCCGCCAGCAACCTGCCCCCGCTCGACCCGAAAAACATCGTCAGCATTGCGGTAGGTTCCAAGGATCACACGACCCTGGTGACCGCGCTCAAGGCGGCGGACTACGTCACCTCGGTGTCGAACGCCGGTCCATTGACGGTGTTCGCGCCCACCAACGCCGCCTTCGAAAAGCTCCCTGCGGGCACGGTCGACGGCCTGCTCAAGCCCGAAAAGAAGGACGACCTCCGCAACATTCTGAAATTTCACGTGACCACGTCGGTCTACGAAACGAAGGATCTGAAGGACGGCGAGACCTTGGCGATGGCCAACGGTCTGAAGGTCACGATCCACGTCAAGGGCGACAAGGTCATGCTGAACGACGCGACGATAACGGCCTCGATCCGGGCGTCGAACGGCATCGTTCACGTCATCGATGGGGTGCTGCTCCCGCCGGCCCAATAG